Proteins encoded together in one Plasmodium cynomolgi strain B DNA, chromosome 9, whole genome shotgun sequence window:
- a CDS encoding hypothetical protein (putative), protein MTGRNDSTKAAEISQRQKNNGRVEEGHKMVCVQLLALLFIVINTKCVVSVRTHTFGSRLGIQHKNNDFLHGGDRDQGRRREVPTFVNVTYKKSLKHPSRCIFDRLRNPFKCLSPLGGSFQSVQVSRKERKGDASQLENLSITHSSSVGVLQDEGKKVVRKKRDILSNGFKERTQESHMLDAGSDAVRGGSKKDQIKHDRETEIGQGKSPRREEGGNKGMSQTHGRVGSLVGRNRGLYRKKGPPQGVVDIQNTNVRSFLQGGEESGSLHLLNYIYHSWKEKNFANFVTAIKDEKFDHTCVEKWLHKMSMSLNKKYIKIQLRRDYVLIKNKYFDPSQTRVKEFHLTYEDINKCLEILIKNMDKFCSYEMSSILWAISIILIKLFKSSSSVDTSAFMAYSEIHSVTSTLLRNFMKFFSLIVFHLNKVKGYLSIDESLWAIWSLCKLLHFNVLCAGGASSAVGSAEIGSGGIGSAAVGSGGIGSAEVGSGGIGTAEIGSAGSDIAVGDFSVGGFSPGGSLPGERLREEPPYSPHQIAYLKNKFHLAEESVTNILDIFNHIYKHLHENLQFLQEKYYIYIPFIIFESQTLLLRSSVLLLNKIMSIILKRKILLSLFNFDTLKRQHRRRALQGKHKGGALPGQHKGGTLQGEQKRSTLQGEQKRCTLQGEQKRSSLLVGIPDRKNSYSQNVDVFKIKTLSKVYKLIKCISKIFYPLKNPNIRNLNLHNNYGSLDVALLGDFVSACNDVLVQYVDYLVFVIGQDGGERSVQKGSAIRLDAAVEGEDSLLPPVDRVRMEHKNELIFIYNCLKSSLVSLIKLDLKDKYMYEWLNGNMHLFQFGRPPEGGQKSGGAAMGSTLIGNAAVGNAAVDNAAVSDAPVSDAPVSDAPVSNAPVSNAPVSNAPVGSALGDRYTDLFQSEELLGESPDEELLEEGGPSLVDSTTLGEANSVHPAYGVPKTGDGNTPIGEEPQIGEGNTHFGEEPQIGDGGRGKLTPLGPTQRVDANRDDGDTLEGPRPSGDDPSDGKVNTNDVCLDVLALSKFTKLYSTEMKRKLIENVKQSIADSLKLFEDLYRSSDTDQVQYPTYVCINDIYIIKEKRIEELYDEETKTFYKKNKNVNFRNIIMPKQLAIYINYIGRNMNLVETKKQLDEIFFLSVMYINTTRFNYCTSNDIIHFLQGLLNYNELERKGMNALSEQVNRMLILLCTIVENSFLRWKSSNICQLIYLLTKYKHIHRNIFNKFDWLLNTIEFPRYVYQRAQIDTPGGGEVGLGDHLRGGRAVPSDSPGNGNCSQLDSSDSSGAESDYPNSTDMVSNPPAWRTEQMSKSRRISINEVKYDNLGSALWAMTSLNKHVIKKKYFLKFCYLFSVYISLHMKLYLNEKHRDGYHSNRFGSTSTEQNVKGKSPNDDQFLRQYASYFKLPLDTMTISIYVNTFARKIKIGFKNLFDVIKNDVRIVSNFSLKELSYIMYSLANVDSNALGDSVFHGESGCHEGGDVREENKRRFEKFLHGGSSLWVDELDGMFDEVKGPPPREICSQEEPTSNEAHREGGEAAANEAPHADGNGSGTDNGRDSSNESSRDSSRDSDNHPATGRSKTIVRKNNFLTFKRDRIEISSEFLNSLMEKVYNCASAILQKKSTSRKRSLMIPST, encoded by the exons ATGACTGGCCGAAATGACTCCACCAAAGCTGCAGAGATAAGCCAAAGGCAGAAAAATAATGGAAGAGTAGAGGAGGGGCATAAGATGGTATGCGTTCAGCTCCTCGCTCTCCTGTTCATAGTAATAAATACCAAGTGCGTAGTTTCTGTGAGAACACACACTTTTGGGAGCAGGTTAGGGATACAACACAAGAACAACGACTTCCTCCATGGTGGGGACCGTGACCAAGGGAGACGAAGGGAAGTCCCCACGTTTGTCAATGTGACTTATAAAAAGAGTTTGAAGCACCCCAGTCGGTGCATCTTTGATCGGTTGCGGAACCCTTTTAAGTGCTTATCACCCCTAGGGGGCAGTTTCCAAAGTGTACAGGTGAGCAGGAAAGAAAGGAAGGGGGACGCCTCCCAATTAGAAAATTTGAGCATCACACATAGCAGTTCCGTAGGTGTGCTCCAGgatgaagggaaaaaggtagtcagaaaaaagagagataTTTTATCCAACGGATTTAAGGAGCGCACACAGGAGAGTCATATGCTGGATGCAGGAAGTGATGCAGTTAGAGGTGGTTCGAAGAAGGATCAAATTAAACATGATAGAGAAACAGAAATTGGTCAAGGGAAGAGCCCCAGGCGGGaagaggggggaaacaaGGGAATGAGTCAGACACACGGAAGGGTAGGAAGTCTGGTCGGTAGGAACAGAGGTCTCTATCGGAAGAAGGGACCCCCCCAGGGTGTCGTGGATATACAGAACACGAATGTGCGGAGCTTTCTGCAGGGCGGTGAAGAGAGCGG atCGCTGCACCTGTTGAACTACATCTACCATTCgtggaaggagaagaacttCGCCAACTTCGTCACGGCGATAAAAGACGAAAAGTTTGATCACACATGTGTAGAAAAATGGCTACATAAAATGTCCATGAgtctaaataaaaaatacataaaaatacagCTGAGGAGAGACTACgtgttgataaaaaataaatattttgatcCGAGTCAAACGAGAGTGAAAGAATTTCATCTGACTTATGAAGACATTAACAAATGTTTggaaattttaataaaaaatatggataaattttgttcatacgAAATGTCTTCTATTCTTTGGGCCATCAGTATTATTCTGATAAAGCTGTTCAAAAGCTCCAGTAGTGTGGATACCAGTGCCTTCATGGCTTACTCCGAAATTCACTCTGTGACAAGTACGCTGTTGCgtaattttatgaaatttttttctcttattgtttttcatttgaaCAAGGTGAAGGGGTACTTGTCTATTGACGAGTCTCTGTGGGCGATCTGGAGTTTGTGCAAGTTGCTGCACTTTAACGTGCTGTGCGCGGGGGGCGCCTCCTCTGCGGTGGGGAGCGCTGAAATTGGAAGCGGTGGAATTGGGAGTGCTGCAGTGGGTAGCGGTGGAATTGGCAGCGCTGAAGTGGGTAGCGGCGGAATTGGAACCGCTGAAATTGGAAGCGCTGGAAGTGACATCGCAGTGGGTGACTTCTCAGTGGGTGGCTTCTCCCCCGGTGGATCCCTCCCGGGAGAGCGCCTGCGCGAAGAGCCCCCGTACAGCCCCCACCAAATAGCCTACCTCAAAAACAAGTTCCATTTGGCTGAAGAAAGCGTCACAAACATCCTCGACATATTCAACCACATATACAAGCACCTCCACGAAAACTTACAATTTCTacaggaaaaatattacatcTACATCccttttatcatttttgaatCTCAGACGTTGCTGTTGAGAAGTAGCGTCTTACtactgaacaaaataatgtccataattttgaagagaaaaattttgctttccctttttaacttcGACACGTTGAAAAGGCAGCATAGGAGGAGGGCTCTCCAAGGGAAGCATAAAGGAGGGGCCCTCCCAGGGCAGCATAAAGGAGGGACCCTtcaaggggaacaaaaaagaagcaccctccaaggggaacaaaaaagatgCACTCTccaaggggaacaaaaaagaagcagccTTCTCGTAGGAATCCCCGATAGGAAGAATAGCTACTCACAAAATGTagacgtttttaaaattaaaactttGAGCAAAGTATACAAACTGATTAAGtgtatttcaaaaattttttatcctttgaAGAACCCTAATATTCGTAATTTAAATTTGCACAATAATTATGGGAGCTTGGATGTGGCTCTTTTGGGAGACTTCGTGAGTGCATGTAATGATGTGCTGGTGCAGTATGTAGACTACTTGGTGTTCGTCATTGGTCAGGACGGGGGAGAACGATCTGTTCAGAAGGGTAGCGCGATTCGCTTGGATGCAGCTGTGGAGGGGGAGGACTCACTTCTTCCACCCGTGGATCGTGTGCGTATGGAGCATAAGAACGAGctgatttttatttacaactGCTTGAAGAGCTCGCTTGTGTCTCTGATAAAGTTGGACCTGAAGGACAAGTACATGTATGAGTGGCTGAACGGGAACATGCACCTCTTTCAGTTTGGGCGGCCTCCCGAGGGCGGCCAGAAAAGCGGTGGCGCGGCAATGGGCAGTACCTTAATCGGAAATGCGGCAGTTGGAAATGCGGCAGTTGACAATGCGGCAGTTAGCGATGCCCCAGTTAGCGATGCCCCAGTTAGCGATGCCCCAGTTAGCAACGCCCCAGTTAGCAACGCCCCAGTTAGCAACGCCCCAGTCGGTAGCGCCCTAGGTGACCGCTATACCGACCTCTTCCAAAGCGAGGAGCTCCTGGGAGAGTCCCCCGACGAGGAGCTTCTGGAAGAAGGGGGCCCATCACTTGTGGACAGCACCACCTTGGGGGAGGCCAACTCTGTGCATCCCGCATATGGCGTACCGAAAACTGGAGATGGTAACACCCCAATTGGAGAAGAACCCCAAATTGGAGAAGGAAACACTCACTTTGGAGAAGAACCCCAAATTGGAGATGGCGGAAGGGGCAAACTTACCCCGTTGGGCCCAACTCAACGTGTAGATGCCAATAGAGATGATGGGGACACGTTGGAAGGACCCCGTCCAAGTGGAGACGACCCGTCAGATGGAAAAGTGAACACAAATGATGTATGTCTAGATGTACTAGCTCTGAGcaaattcacaaaattgtacagcaccgaaatgaagaggaagctaatagaaaatgtgaagcaaAGCATTGCAGACTCGTTGAAGCTGTTTGAGGATCTCTACCGGAGTAGCGACACCGATCAGGTGCAGTACCCGacatatgtgtgcattaacgatatatatatcataaaggaaaagagaaTAGAAGAACTGTATGATGAGGAAACAAaaactttttacaaaaaaaataaaaatgtcaatTTTAGAAATATCATAATGCCAAAACAGCTAGCCATTTATATTAACTACATAGgaagaaatatgaatttagttgaaacgaaaaaacagttggatgaaattttttttctctccgtaatgtatataaatactaCCAGGTTTAATTACTGCACTTCCAATGACATAATTCACTTTCTACAAGGGCTATTAAATTATAACGAGTTGGAGAGGAAAGGAATGAATGCTTTATCTGAACAAGTGAATAGAATGCTAATACTACTGTGCACCATTGTGGAGAACTCCTTCCTGAGGTGGAAGTCCTCAAATATATGTCAGCTAATTTATTTGCTAACGAaatataagcatatacataggaatatttttaataaattcgATTGGCTGTTGAACACTATTGAGTTCCCTCGCTATGTGTATCAGAGGGCTCAGATAGACACTCCCGGGGGGGGCGAAGTTGGTTTGGGTGATCATCTGCGGGGGGGCAGAGCTGTTCCATCCGATTCTCCAGGGAATGGCAACTGTTCGCAGTTGGATTCCTCGGATAGCAGCGGTGCTGAGTCCGATTATCCCAACAGCACCGACATGGTGTCCAACCCCCCCGCGTGGCGCACCGAGCAAATGAGCAAATCAAGGCGCATTAGCATAAACGAGGTTAAGTATGATAATCTGGGATCGGCGCTATGGGCCATGACGTCTCTCAACAAacatgtaataaaaaagaaatattttctaaaattctGTTACCTTTTCTCAGTGTATATTTCTTTACACatgaaattatatttaaatgagAAACATCGAGATGGATATCACTCAAACCGTTTTGGTAGTACCTCGACTGAGCAAAACGTAAAAGGGAAATCACCAAATGATGATCAGTTCTTACGACAGTATGCAAGTTATTTTAAGTTACCATTGGACACCATGACGATAAGTATCTATGTCAACACCTTtgcaaggaaaataaaaattggattcaaaaatttgttcgatgttattaaaaatgatgtgAGAATTGTGTCCAATTTTTCTCTCAAGGAGCTTTCTTATATCATGTACTCTCTGGCCAATGTGGATAGCAATGCCTTGGGGGACAGTGTGTTCCATGGAGAGTCTGGTTGTCACGAGGGGGGTGATGTTAGGGAGGAGAATAAACGGCGCTTTGAGAAATTTCTGCACGGGGGGAGCTCCCTGTGGGTGGACGAGCTGGACGGCATGTTTGACGAGGTGAAGGGGCCACCCCCCAGGGAGATATGCAGCCAAGAGGAGCCAACCTCTAACGAGGCACACCgcgaggggggagaagcagcggcGAACGAGGCGCCCCATGCTGACGGGAACGGGAGCGGCACTGACAACGGACGTGACAGCAGCAATGAAAGCAGCCGCGACAGCAGCCGCGACAGTGACAACCACCCTGCGacgggaagaagcaaaacgatCGTGCGAAAGAATAACTTCCTAACGTTTAAAAGAGACAGAATCGAAATTTCCAGCGAGTTCCTAAACAGCTTAATGGAAAAAGTATACAACTGCGCATCggccattttgcaaaaaaaaagtacctcCAGGAAGCGATCTTTGATGATACCCTCTACATGA